One Salvia splendens isolate huo1 chromosome 12, SspV2, whole genome shotgun sequence genomic window carries:
- the LOC121757141 gene encoding syntaxin-71-like: MSVIDLLTRVDAICKKYDKYDVTQKDSAISGEDAFARLYAAVESDIEEALQKAETAANEKSRASAVAINAELRRTKARLLEEVPKLQRLAVKKVKGLSTEELTARNDLIHVLPDRIQAIPDGSAAPPKSSGGWGTSASAPRTEIKFDSDGKFDNEYFQNTEESSQFRQEYEMRKMNQDQGLDVIAEGLGTLKNMAQDMNEELDRQVPLMDEIDTKVDKATSDLKNTNVRLKHTVNQLRSSRNFCIDIIFLCIILGIAAYLYNVLKK, translated from the exons ATGAGCGTCATTGATTTACTAACTCGTGTGGATGCGATCTGCAAGAAGTACGATAAATACGATGTCACGCAGAAGGATTCCGCCATCTCCGGCGAGGACGCCTTCGCCCGCCTCTATGCCGCCGTAGAGTCTGACATCGAGGAAGCGCTCCAG AAAGCGGAAACAGCTGCCAATGAGAAGAGTAGGGCATCGGCTGTAGCGATCAACGCCGAGCTTCGAAGGACCAAGGCCAGGTTGCTCGAAGAAGTTCCAAAATTGCAGCGATTAGCTGTTAAGAAG GTTAAAGGACTTTCAACAGAAGAACTAACTGCCCGTAACGATCTGATCCATGTCTTGCCTGATAGGATCCAAGCCATACCGGATGGGTCTGCAGCACCACCCAAATCATCCGGGGGTTGGGGAACATCAGCTTCAGCTCCTCGTacagaaataaaatttgattcaG ATGGGAAGTTCGACAATGAATACTTTCAGAATACAGAAGAATCAAGTCAATTCAGGCAAGAGTATGAGATGCGGAAAATGAATCAG GACCAAGGTTTGGATGTCATAGCAGAAGGTTTAGGTACACTGAAAAACATGGCCCAAGATATGAATGAG GAATTGGATAGGCAGGTTCCtctaatggatgagattgacacAAAG GTGGACAAGGCAACATCTGATCTGAAAAATACCAATGTCAGATTGAAGCACACTGTGAATCAG CTAAGGTCTAGTCGAAACTTCTGCATCGACATCATTTTTCTGTGTATAATCCTTGGAATAGCAGCCTATCTGTACAA TGTCTTGAAGAAATGA